The Rhopalosiphum maidis isolate BTI-1 chromosome 1, ASM367621v3, whole genome shotgun sequence genome has a segment encoding these proteins:
- the LOC113548408 gene encoding uncharacterized protein LOC113548408 yields the protein MPKTKKVSMNDKKQCTSKKTVSKRQRRSVFKFDIQKILKERRSEGKLLKQSAELDEEMKVIDDLYQEKVNQTIDFEDSDKLPPVLMNEDHVMIDHSNYNIPLKENSDTDSLCLQRLKIMSIEQNELKANIHFNHLMKAKWSPNFDDVQNILCKWGAVLDTPSSSPSLKCQNIGRHNFELVINFISYNILKNNKKFSVAELLTIAKYIVTISFDNLCGQMINVIKRLFSVCIETALKEDNDTAIMTFAQELYSKYNKDDLLNMVVDLFLPLTSQIMKKMYTYLTYKLYKSLLGKTDDTSAFPSSVKDWFVQDLVDKNYFKNNPKTVLFSVIQLLEHVVIIFDLYQEEEELYKMYNFLNAAVKPTGLTDSLRLINILDQWRLRLFRLHVNRKTSCNNDTTNE from the exons atgccTAAAACAAAGAAAGTTTCCATGAATGATAAAAAACAATGCACATCAAAAAAAACTGTGTCTAAAAGACAGAGAAgatctgtttttaaatttgatatacaaaaaattctgAAAGAGAGACGCTCTGAAGGAAAGCTTTTAAAACAAAGTGCGGAACTTGATGAAGAGATGAAAGTTATTGATGACTTGTATCAAGAAAAAGTAAACCAGACTATTGATTTTGAAGACAGCGATAAACTTCCTCCTGTATTAATGAATGAGGATCATGTTATGATTGACCactctaattataatataccccTTAAAGAAAATTCAGATACTGATTCATTGTGTTTACAAcgcttaaaaattatgtcaatTGAGCAAAATGAACTTAAAgctaatattcattttaaccaTTTAATGAAAGCAAAATGGTCACCAAATTTTGAt gatgttcaaaatattttatgcaaatgGGGAGCCGTTTTGGATACTCCAAGTAGTAGTCCatcattaaaatgtcaaaacatTGGGCggcataattttgaattagtaataaatttcatatcttacaatatactgaaaaataataagaaatttagTGTGGCCGAGTTGCTAACGATAGCCAAgtatattgttacaatatcTTTTGATAATCTGTGTGGACAAATGATAAATGTGATTAAAAGATTGTTTAGTGTTTGTATTGAAACAGCATTAAAAGAAGACAATGATACTGCTATTATGACATTTGCTCAagaattgtattcaaaatacaataaagatgatttattaaatatggtggtagatttatttttacctttgacatcacaaataatgaaaaaaatgtatacctacttaacgTACAAACTATACAAGTCACTTTTAGGAAAAACTGATGATACGAGTGCATTTCCATCTAGCGTAAAAGATTG GTTTGTACAAGATCTGGTGGAtaagaattatttcaaaaataatccaaaaacagtattatttagtgttattcaattattagaaCATGTTgtgattatatttgatttataccaagaagaagaagaactgtataaaatgtataattttctgAACGCCGCAGTCAAACCAACTGGATTGACAGATTCTCTAAGactcattaatattttggacCAATGGAGGTTGCGGTTATTCCGTTTACATGTCAACCGTAAAACTAGTTGTAATAATGACACTACTAatgaataa
- the LOC113549277 gene encoding E3 SUMO-protein ligase KIAA1586-like, whose product MPNEDNFVSDSQIDNQIQDVWDTSKIWPALWTKEQVIEFQKKNSWLSSKNGKLGCNNCIQAKNSINFQKSNIDSKVRISSEWVGFEIIAAGCNRTNQLASLRNKIKQHSESKAHVLAENILKKSSDKVLDKMFERISEVEIDSNTRLFRTVYCLAKNHRPFKQFEELVQLQQINGLDMGSSLHSRITATRMVNVIAKEMRKRLILRLIQSNSKFTIMIDESTTLSTKCTLILYISSYFDVESPVVAFLDLIDLDRQDAETIEKSIWLSLECNGISTSFALNNWIAFASDGASVMTGKKAGVATKLREKIPNLFTWHCLCHRLELSVHDVIKDCTGVSRFQSLMDKLYAYYHQSPKNSMGLDKSCVEVGIEMKKIGRVLNVRWSASSFRTIKAIWNNYPGIYLHVSKTHDVTSNGIKKKLESSSFLEELGLFYDVLSELAMLSCILQSRKTTLMRAQSEINRTIRILESLKAEPGEKEKEIIEAIQKGINKGVNITMTKSGGINRLQFLQNLVDRMRQRLFDDSKNKTMLEDIQVIDEVFKVAINDAKGEDEVKRVSRTLGFSEFESVVDFRSRNVFSSFMKALNILPTSTADCERGFSDMNLTITDLRTSLNIENVSDLMFISINGPSIADFNPRPYIKIWLRDHRSAVSTPRGKERKEIDDENKMQKLFFNNLFN is encoded by the exons ATGCCCAATGAAGATAATTTTGTTAGTGATAGTCAAATCGATAATCAAATACAAGATGTATGGGATACTTCCAAAATTTGGCCTGCATTATGGACAAAAGAACAGGTAATAGAGTTTCAAAAGAAAAACTCATGGTTAAGTAGCAAAAATGGGAAACTAGGATGTAATAATTGCATTCAAGCTAAAAATAgtatcaattttcaaaaatctaacATCGATAGCAAAGTTCGAATTTCTTCTGAGTGGGTAGGCTTTGAAATCATAGCTGCTGGGTGTAATCGTACAAATCAACTGGCttcattaagaaataaaattaaacaacattCAGAAAGCAAAGCTCATGTGTTAGCTGaaaacatattgaaaaaaagcTCAGACAAAgtattagataaaatgttcGAACGTATATCTGAAGTAGAGATTGATTCCAATACGCGACTTTTTAGAACTGTATATTGCTTGGCAAAAAATCACCGTCCCTTTAAACAGTTTGAAGAACTTGTTCAATTACAACAAATCAATGGATTGGACATGGGATCTTCCTTACATAGCAGAATAACTGCCACTCGAATGGTAAACGTCATTGCAAAGGAGATGCGCAAACGACTTATTTTACGCCTTATACAGTCGAATTCGAAATTTACCATAATGATTGACGAATCAACAACGCTGAGTACCAAATGTAcactaattttgtatatttcatcatattttgaCGTAGAATCGCCGGTTGTAGCATTCTTAGACCTGATTGACTTAGATAGACAAGATGCTGAAACTATCGAAAAATCTATTTGGTTAAGTTTAGAATGTAATGGGATATCAACATCGTTTGCATTAAACAACTGGATTGCTTTTGCCAGTGACGGAGCAAGTGTAATGACGGGTAAGAAAGCTGGAGTTGCTACTAAACTACGCGAAAAAATTCCGAATCTATTTACCTGGCATTGTTTATGTCATCGCCTCGAACTCTCAGTACATGACgtaataaaagattgtactgGAGTCTCTCGTTTCCAAAGTCTAATGGACAAACTCTACGCTTACTATCATCAAAgtcctaaaaattcaatgggTTTAGATAAATCTTGTGTTGAAGTAggcattgaaatgaaaaaaataggtcGTGTTTTGAATGTACGCTGGTCTGCAAGCAGTTTTCGAACTATAAAAGCCATATGGAATAATTATCCGggaatatatttacatgttaGTAAAACACATGATGTGACATCAAatggcataaaaaaaaaattagaatcctCTTCTTTTTTGGAGGAACTTGGACTTTTTTACGATGTTCTTTCTGAGCTTGCAATGTTATCTTGTATATTACAGTCCAGAAAAACAACTCTAATGCGTGCCCAGTCGGAGATAAATAGAACGATTAGAATTTTAGAAAGTCTGAAAGCTGAACCTGGGGAAAAAGAAAAGGAAATTATAGAAGCTATTCAGAAAGGAATTAACAAAGGTGTCAATATTACAATGACAAAATCAGGAGGGATTAACAGGTTACaatttttgcaaaatttaGTAGACAGAATGCGTCAACGCTTATTTGAtgactcaaaaaataaaacaatgctaGAAGACATTCag gtaattgATGAAGTGTTCAAAGTAGCAATTAATGATGCAAAGGGAGAAGATGAAGTTAAAAGAGTATCACGGACATTAGGTTTTTCTGAATTTGAAAGTGTAGTTGACTTCCGTTCaagaaatgttttttctagtttcatgAAAGCATTAAATATACTCCCAACTTCAACAGCTGATTGTGAACGAGGGTTTTCCGATATGAATTTGACAATAACTGATTTAAGGACTAgcttaaacattgaaaatgtGTCAGATTTGATGTTCATCTCTATCAATGGCCCTTCAATTGCAGATTTTAATCCTAgaccttatattaaaatttggttaAGAGATCACCGTTCTGCCGTTTCCACTCCTAGAGGTAAAGAAAGAAAAGAAATAGACGACGAAAATAAGAtgcagaaattattttttaacaatttatttaattaa